GCGGCGAAGGCCGGCGTCCACCCGGACGATCTCGTGCTATTGGTCGAAAATCAGGTGGTGCAATCCTGCGCTGCCCTGCAAAAGGAATTGGGCCTTCGCGAAGCCGATGCCGACGTTCACTTGACTCTCATGCGCGGCAACGAATTGATCGAAGTGCAACTCAAAGTACCCGAAGATACGAAGCAATAGCCGCCATGCAGAGATCGACTGAATTATCGCGGCCACTGCGAGCGGCTCTGAGTGCCACTGCTGGCTTGCCAGCAGTGAAGCCCAACCCTCTGCTTGTAGGCAGCGCCGTTCAACGAGCTGACAGCGACGAAGGTGGCGCGGATGCGAATCGTGGCGAGTCTGGCGCTGCGAGCCGCAAACCAAGGACGGAGCTTCACTGCTGGCAAGCCAGCAGTGGCACCCAATCCAGCGGGATTCTCGGCATCGGTGCATTCAGCCTTGCCGCCACGCTTTTTCTCACGGCCGCGATGGCGTATTCCGCCGATGACGATGTCTCGCTCCGCGAGGATCAAGCGATCAAATCGGCCGTCGAGCGGGTCGCACCGTCGGTGGTGCGAATTGAAACCTTTGGGGGACGAGAGCGGATCGGCGATCTGCTCGTCGGCACCGGTCCGACGACGGGCCTCGCTGTCTCGGCCGACGGTTACGTCATTTCGAGCGCGTTCAATTTCGTCCAGAAGCCGGCCCAGATCTTGGTGCACCTCGACAACGGCGCGCGGCTGCCCGCCAAGCTCGTCGCCACCGACCACAGCCGGATGATCGTGCTGTTGAAGGTGAATCTCCCGTCCGGTGTGGAACTGGCCGTGCCAGTCGCCGCGCCCGAGAGCGAAATCGCCGTCGGGCAATGGTCGATCGCCGTCGGCCGCACGTTCGACGGCGCCGAGAGTCTTTCCGAGAATCGCCGGGGACTGTCCCCTTTTTCGGAGTCCGCGGAGAAAAAGGGGACTGTCCCCCTCTCCGTGGGCGATTCTCGGACAGGCTCTAAACCGAGCGTCTCGATCGGGATCATCAGTGCCGTGAATCGCATCTGGAACAAGGCGATGCAGACCGACGCCAAGATTTCTCCAAATAACTACGGCGGACCGCTCGTGGATATTGAGGGGCGCGTCATGGGCCTGCTCGTGCCGTTGTCGCCGATGGCCAGCGACGAATTAGCGGGCGTCGAATGGTACGACTCGGGCATCGGATTCGCCGTGCCGCTCGAGACCATCAACCGCATGCTCCCGCGGCTGGAAAAGGGAGAAGATCTATACGGCGGGCTGCTCGGCATCAGCATGAAGGGGATGGACATTTACGCCGACGAGGCGGAATTGGCCGCCGTGCAGCCAAATTCCCCCGCCTACCAGGCCGGCTTGAAGCCCAAGGACAAGATCGTCGAGATCGACGGCCACAAGATCGCGCGGCAGGCGGAGCTGAAGCATTTGCTCGGCCCGCGCTACGCCGGCGACAAGGTGACGCTAGTTCTGCTTCGCGGCAGTGAACGGCTGGAAAAGACGATCGAGTTGGTCGGCAAGCTGGTTCCCTATGCGCACCCGTTCTTAGGGGCCCTGCCGATGCGGCTCTTTGGCAAGGATCCCGGCGTGACGCTGCGCTATGTCTATCCCGAAAGCCCTGCCGCCAAGTCCGGTCTCCAGCCCGGCGACCGGATCACCGCTTGGGAAGGAAAGCCAATCAAGTCACTCGACGAACTGTTCGAGCAGCTTGTCTCGCTGACGCCGCGGCAGAAAGCGAAGTTCGAGGTCCATCGCGGCGACGAAACGCTCAAGCTCGAAGCGCAGCTTGCCGCGCTGCCCGAGACGATCCCCGGCGAGTTGCCTCCGGCGCACGACGAGCCGCCGACAGCCGACGGGCCGAAGGCGGCCGTCGGGATCGTGAAAATCAAGATTCCCGAATCGCAATCCGAGTGCATCGCCTACGTCCCCGAAAATTACAACCCGCGGCTGGCTTACGGGGTAGTCGTCTGGCTGCACGCACCGGGCGGATTCAAGGACGAGGAACTGGCCGCTCGCTGGAAGGAGATTTGCTCGCGCGACGATCTGATTCTACTGGCGCCCAAGAGCGCCGATCGGGCCAAATGGCAGCGGACCGAGTTGGGTTTCGTCCGCAAGACGCTCGACGACTTAAGCGGCAAGTACCACGTCGATCGCGCGCGGACGATCGCCTGCGGGCAAGAAGGCGGCGGCGGCATGGCCTACCTTTTCGCGTTGGCCAATCGCGAGGTGGTCCACGGCGTCGCGGCGATCGGGGCCGGGCTGCCGGCGGGCGCCCAAGTGCCGGCCAATGACCCGGTGCTGCGGATGGCGCTCTATATCGCCGGGCCCCAGAAAGACCCGCTCAAATCGCAGATCAAGGCGACCATTGACCACTTTCGCTCCGAGAAGTATCCCGTCACCGAGAAAGACCTCGGCCCTGCCCCGCGCACGCTCTCCGCCGACGAACTCTCCGAGTTTGCCCGCTGGATCGACTCGCTCGATAGGATCTGATGACCCGCCGCACACAGCTTGGAATCCTGACCTTGCTTCTAATCGCGGCGGCCGGGCTGCTGAAGCTGTTTGAATCTTCCAGTCCGATTGCCGAGGAAAGCTTTGGCGCGTGCCTGCGGTTCGGCATTATCCTCGGCGCGTTCTGGCTAGCCTATCCCGATCTCGTTCGGCTGCCGATCTGGATCTATCCCGCGGTCGTGCTGCTCGCTCTGGCCGCGATCAAATTCAAGCTGCTGCTCTTCGCGATCCCGCCGGTGCTTTTTCTCGGCTGGCTGCTCCGTCCGCGCAATCCGGCGGGCTCGCGCCGGCGATGACCGAACTCCGTCTTCCCATCCGCCAAAAAAATCGGCCCGCCGCAGTTCGGTGGGCCGAATTTGTTGCCGCGTCGCAGCTCAAACTGCCGTCTACGAATCGACACCTCCATCGCCTCCCGCGGGCCGCGGGCCGCCGCCCGAGGGCGTCGGATTGGCTGGCAATGGGGCCGGCGCGGGTGGAACGAGGCGGTCTTTGCCGGCATCCCCTTCGCCGTACTTCTTGAGCAATTCGGCGGCCAGTTTGTCGTTCGGGGTGAGCTTCACGGCCTCGCGCAGTTGGTCGAGCGCTTGCGGCGTGTGCCCCATCATCAGGTATTGATAGGCCCGCAGGAATCGGGCGTCGGCGGCGGTTGGATTGTCGTGCGAGTATTTTTCGAGCGCTCGCAGTTGGTTGGTGTAAGTCGCGTCGTCGCCGTAGTAGGCGTAGAGCGTCGCCCAATCGGCCGGCGGGCCGAACGCCAGCGCCGCATGGGCCTCGACCGCCGCGCCGCGATATTCGGCCGAGGCGAACATCGCCAGCGAGATCAGCTCGTGCGCTTTTGGGTTCTGCGGCGATTCGACGGCCGCGTGGTTGGCCAGCCGCAGTGCGTCGCGATACTGGCCGTTCTGGAAGGCGGACGTGGCTTGGGCGAAGAATTCGCCCCCGGCTGCTGATTCGCCGGCAGCCGGCTGCGCGTCGGCATTTTGCGCCGCAGTATCCACATAGTCCGTCTGCACAGCCTCCGGCTGGCTCACGACCGCGGCGGGGTAGATCGCCGGGCCATAGGAGTACGGCCCCGAATAACCATAACCGTAGCTCGGCCAGGAATCGTTGTACCACCAGGGGAACCAAAACCCCGCGCCGATCCCGATGGAGGGAAAATAGCTGAAGTTGTTGTAGCGGCCCCACCAAAAGTTGCCGCGCCAATTATTGTTGCCCCACCAATTCCCGCCGTTCCAATGCTGGCCGTGGTTCCAGTCGCTAAGATGCTGTTGCCAGGTGGAAGAGCCGCGATCCATTTGCCAGCTCGATTGGCCGTGCGCCCAATTCGACGAGCCGAAGTTTTGCGAATGCGAGTTGCCGCTCAATCCGGAGTTGTTGGAGAGAAAGTGCGACGACTGCGGCGAGAAGCTGCGGCTGGTGCCGCCGCTGAAGTTGTGGGAGATCGACGGGCTGAATCCACCGCCGCTAAAGCTGTGCGACATTCCGCCGCCGCCGAAACTGTGAGCGCTAAAGCCGCCCCCTCCGCCGCCTCCACCTCCGCCGCCGCTATGCCCGCCACCTCCACCACCACCACCACCTCCACCGCCATGCGCGAGCGCCGAACTAGCGCCGCACGCCATCATCGCCGCCGTCAACACCGCGATTCCACCGAACCGATGCAATCTCGACATAAGTCACCCCCGTTTCGAGCCTATCCGAAAACGGCCGGGGACTGTCCCCCTTTCCGCGGGCCGCTTTCGGACAGGCTCTTGGATTCGCCGGTCGTGCCTGTACCATGTAGTCACTCGCGACCGGCTGCTGTTCGTTCAACTCTGGATTATACACGCTCCTGACCGGCAATGGAAAAAATGCGAGCTAGATGCGGGAGTTTGAAACCGTGAAATCGCGTCGCGGTGTGAATGTGTGAAGGACGAAACGGATGCAACGCGTCGTGCCGCCGACCAGGCGGACACTACGCCGCCTTCGCGCTAGGCACTTTGCACTTTCCCCGGACTCTGACGGTTGCGATTGCCTTGCCGCCGGGGTAAAGTCGGAGACGCTGAAGCATCAGTCGGCAGGAGGCAGGACGGTAGTCGCCGGCGCCTTGCAACTTTTCCTACATTTTGACGACGCATTCGCACGCCGTAATCCTTGCTTCGTACTTCGTACTTTTTACTTCGCACTTGAATTCGGAGCATCCCATGAACCGCACGCTGCTCGCTCTCGTTCTGATCCTCTTTCTTGCGGCGCCGGCCGCCCGCGCCGCCGATTCGCTGCAATCTGGCGACTATCTGGCCGTGATCGGCGATTCGATCACCGAGCAGAAGCTGTACTCGGTCTTCATCGAGGATTATCTCCTGATGTGCCAGCCCGCGGCGGACTTGCGCCAGACGCAATTCGGCTGGAGCGGGGAGACTTCGTGGGGATTTGCGGCCCGGATGGACAACGACCTGCTCCGGTTTCAGCCCTCGGCGATCACGACCTGCTACGGAATGAACGACGGCGGCTATTCCCCGATGACTCCCGATAAAGCCCTGCACTATCGCGACAACCAGCGGCAGATCGTCGAGCGCGCAAAGCAGGCCAAGGTCCACCTGATCGTCGTCGGCTCCCCCGGTTGCGTCGATGCCGACACATTCCACAAGAAACCGGCCGACGCCGAGATGTACAACAAGACCCTCGCCGCCGAGCGCGACATCGCCCGCGAGGTTGCCGAGTCGGAAGGGGTTGTCTTCGCCAATGTCTACGACCCGATGATCGACGTGATGACGAAAGCCAAAGCCAAGTACGGCAAGAAGTATCCCTTGGCTGGCGGCGATGGCGTCCATCCCGATCGCAACGGCCATCTCGTCATGGCCTACGCATTTCTCAAGGGGCTCGGCTGTCCGGGCGAGATTGGCCGGATCATGGTCGATCTCAAGGCCAATCGAGCGGAAGCCACTGCCGGGCACAAGGTCCTTTCCTGCCGCGACGGCGTGGTCGAGCTGGAAAGCACGCGGTATCCCTTCTGTTTCTACGGCGATCCGGCCCAAACTTCGTCTACCCGCGGCGTCATCGAGTTCCTGCCCTTCAACCAAGACTTGAACCGCTTGACGCTCGTGGTCAAGGAACCGGCCGGGCGGTGCAAGGTGACTTGGGGCACGGCGAGCAAGGAGTTCTCGGCCGAGCAGCTTTCCTCCGGCATCAACCTGGCCGCCGAGTTCCTCGACAACCCATTCTCCGAGCCGTTCCAACAGGTCGAGAACGTGATCCGCCGCCAGCAAGAATTCGAGACCCCGCTCATCAAGAACCTGCTTCACAGTATGCCAGAGTACAGACGGCTGCTTCCCGAGGCGACGGACAACCTCGAGCAAATCGCCGCCGCCGGCCTCCACCGCGATAAAGAGATGATGGGCCTCTCGACTGCCGCTGTGAAACCGGTCCGACACAAGATCGCGATACAGGCGGCGGGCAGCTAGCGCTAGTACGAAGTATGAAGTACAAAGTACGAATTGGCAGGCGTTCGCGCGGTTCGCATCGGCCGGAGGATGTTCCAATGTTCGATCTGCAAACCATTCCCTTTAGTACTTCGTACTTGGTACTTCGCACTTGTGACGTATGACTTGGTTCACCGAAGACTCGACGCCGATTCTGGTGATCGGCGTGATCGTCGAGGCCATCTTGCTCTTGGCCTTGGTGAAAACGAGCCGGGTGGGCTTGCTCTACGCGATCGTGGGCGTGGGGATCGTGACGGGTGCGATCGTCTGGATTGAAAAGCACACCGACACCGACACCAAGCGCATCCGCCGCGTGTTGGATGCTGCCGCGGTGGCCGTGGAAAAGAACGACATGCCCGGTCTATTGGCGCTGATTTCCCCCGCGGCCCAAGGGATGCGTAGCCAGGTGAGCGGCGTCCTGCCGCAGGTCGAAATCCGTAAGGCGTATGTCACCGGCCTGGCCGTGAAGGTCAATCGCTTCAATAACCCGCCGACGGCCACGGCCGAGTTCTTCGGCCAGGCCGACGGCAAAGACCGCCACGGCGTCTACGCCGACCAACACTACATCGCCCGCTTCAAAGTCAACCTGCACTTCGAAAACGACCGCTGGCTGATGGACGACTACGAAGAGCAACCGGGGTTAGGAAACGGCGGTTGAGGGTGAATGCCCCCGGATTTCGAGGCCGTCGCCGATGGCTCCGGGTTCAACGAACCCGCGGTTATGGCTCCTTCCAGCGGACTTCCCCGTCGGCCACGCGGGCGCCGAGAGCCAGGAATTCAGCATTGCGGGGGGCGGATTTTTTTGGGTCCGAAGCGGCTGACATTGAAATCGCTACGACAGCGGCTTGAGCCGTGAGCGTTGCTTTCGGCGGCACGTCGGGCAGGCCGGGGGGGGCGATGCTGCCACCGTTCCAAAAGGCGGCGGCTGCCGCCCAGCCGGCGGACGTCTCGTGTTTCGTCGCTTCGGCCGCTGATTCAGCGCGGCGGCGATTCTCCTCGGTCGGCTCGACGACCCAGGCTTCGGCCGCTCCAAGTGCCGCTCGGTCGGCCGGCGGCAGTTGATCGCCGAAAGTCGCTCGGATGCATTGCGCGGCCCACCAGACCACCTCGCGCTTCGGCAGCGCGTGGGCCAGAAGCCGCATCGCGTCGGCGTGCAACTGCTTCTTGCCGAGCAGAAAGAAGAATTGCCGCACCGTTTGCTGCGGCTCCAGAAGCGAGCGGGCCTCGTCGTCCAGTTCGAACTTTTCACCGACCATCGCGGCCAGCGGGATTGGCACGTGGACAAAACCGCTCGATAGCGTTGCCACGGTGGGCGATGCGGCAGCGGCGCTGGCGGCCGCGACGCTCGTCGCTGGCGCCGTGGCCGAGTTTCCCTCGATAAACACGCTGAAGGTCGAGGCCCCCGCGCTGATCCGATCGCCGTGCGTTACGATTCCTTCGGCGACCGGCTGGCCGTTCACCAGCGTTCCAACTCCGCTCGTCAGGTCGTGGATGCGGCAGATATTGGCCGAGAATTCGAGCGCAAAATGGACCGGGGCCATCGCGCCGTCTTGCGGGACGCTGAAGTCGGCCCGTTCGGTGCGGCCGAAGTGCATGAGCTGGCCGGCGCGGAGAAACGTCTTCCGCCCCGCCGCCGGACCGCCGGTAACTTGTAAGATGACTGCCATATTCTAGTTGATCTTCACCATTCCGCCCTTCATATCGAGCATCGCATCGGCGGCGACTTTGATCACGCCACTCTTGCTTTGCAGCATGCCGTCGGCCTGCAGCTTGATCATCGTGGATTGGATGGTCACACCGGTCGGAGTGAGCTTGATCGAAGTCGCTCCGACTTTCAACTCGATCGATTGCATCGCCTCG
Above is a genomic segment from Pirellulales bacterium containing:
- a CDS encoding PDZ domain-containing protein — protein: MQRSTELSRPLRAALSATAGLPAVKPNPLLVGSAVQRADSDEGGADANRGESGAASRKPRTELHCWQASSGTQSSGILGIGAFSLAATLFLTAAMAYSADDDVSLREDQAIKSAVERVAPSVVRIETFGGRERIGDLLVGTGPTTGLAVSADGYVISSAFNFVQKPAQILVHLDNGARLPAKLVATDHSRMIVLLKVNLPSGVELAVPVAAPESEIAVGQWSIAVGRTFDGAESLSENRRGLSPFSESAEKKGTVPLSVGDSRTGSKPSVSIGIISAVNRIWNKAMQTDAKISPNNYGGPLVDIEGRVMGLLVPLSPMASDELAGVEWYDSGIGFAVPLETINRMLPRLEKGEDLYGGLLGISMKGMDIYADEAELAAVQPNSPAYQAGLKPKDKIVEIDGHKIARQAELKHLLGPRYAGDKVTLVLLRGSERLEKTIELVGKLVPYAHPFLGALPMRLFGKDPGVTLRYVYPESPAAKSGLQPGDRITAWEGKPIKSLDELFEQLVSLTPRQKAKFEVHRGDETLKLEAQLAALPETIPGELPPAHDEPPTADGPKAAVGIVKIKIPESQSECIAYVPENYNPRLAYGVVVWLHAPGGFKDEELAARWKEICSRDDLILLAPKSADRAKWQRTELGFVRKTLDDLSGKYHVDRARTIACGQEGGGGMAYLFALANREVVHGVAAIGAGLPAGAQVPANDPVLRMALYIAGPQKDPLKSQIKATIDHFRSEKYPVTEKDLGPAPRTLSADELSEFARWIDSLDRI
- a CDS encoding SGNH/GDSL hydrolase family protein — encoded protein: MNRTLLALVLILFLAAPAARAADSLQSGDYLAVIGDSITEQKLYSVFIEDYLLMCQPAADLRQTQFGWSGETSWGFAARMDNDLLRFQPSAITTCYGMNDGGYSPMTPDKALHYRDNQRQIVERAKQAKVHLIVVGSPGCVDADTFHKKPADAEMYNKTLAAERDIAREVAESEGVVFANVYDPMIDVMTKAKAKYGKKYPLAGGDGVHPDRNGHLVMAYAFLKGLGCPGEIGRIMVDLKANRAEATAGHKVLSCRDGVVELESTRYPFCFYGDPAQTSSTRGVIEFLPFNQDLNRLTLVVKEPAGRCKVTWGTASKEFSAEQLSSGINLAAEFLDNPFSEPFQQVENVIRRQQEFETPLIKNLLHSMPEYRRLLPEATDNLEQIAAAGLHRDKEMMGLSTAAVKPVRHKIAIQAAGS
- a CDS encoding FHA domain-containing protein, which codes for MAVILQVTGGPAAGRKTFLRAGQLMHFGRTERADFSVPQDGAMAPVHFALEFSANICRIHDLTSGVGTLVNGQPVAEGIVTHGDRISAGASTFSVFIEGNSATAPATSVAAASAAAASPTVATLSSGFVHVPIPLAAMVGEKFELDDEARSLLEPQQTVRQFFFLLGKKQLHADAMRLLAHALPKREVVWWAAQCIRATFGDQLPPADRAALGAAEAWVVEPTEENRRRAESAAEATKHETSAGWAAAAAFWNGGSIAPPGLPDVPPKATLTAQAAVVAISMSAASDPKKSAPRNAEFLALGARVADGEVRWKEP